A genomic segment from Streptosporangium roseum DSM 43021 encodes:
- a CDS encoding S8 family serine peptidase translates to MVIGRMLAAVSLLTAATVSAAPAVASAAAAPEKCAPERGTVSIAESWGQKRLNLPEVWRLTKGAGVTVAVLDSGLDTTHPQLRGARAEDVTGTGPRDCYGHGTAVAGIIAAVPHARVLFSGVAPAVKLVSVKYTVERSGEVGRLVQAVAKAVELGADVINVSTQAADQPDLSNAIAYALSKDVVVVAAAGNVNKDDGSPVPAYPASYAGVLSVGSAGPDGRRADSSNPITPVTVLAPGTDLTAPWPFQVYAEKREGTSFAAAYVSGVAALVRSRYPELSQAEVVRRIALTADGGSGTGTGKGMVNPLQAVSAILSSEAVALAPPEPAPLAADAIRQAPPEDTRSISVATWIALLSLAAVILIALGSVTIPAGRRRRWQPGALDNRS, encoded by the coding sequence ATGGTGATCGGTCGGATGCTCGCCGCGGTGTCGCTGCTGACGGCGGCCACGGTGTCGGCGGCTCCGGCGGTCGCGTCCGCCGCGGCGGCGCCCGAGAAGTGCGCCCCCGAGCGCGGCACGGTGAGCATCGCGGAGTCATGGGGCCAGAAGCGGCTCAACCTGCCCGAGGTGTGGCGGCTGACCAAGGGAGCCGGGGTGACCGTCGCGGTCCTCGACAGCGGCCTGGACACCACGCATCCCCAGTTGAGGGGGGCCCGCGCGGAGGACGTCACCGGCACCGGGCCGCGCGACTGCTACGGCCACGGCACCGCGGTGGCGGGCATCATCGCCGCCGTCCCGCACGCCCGGGTCCTCTTCTCCGGGGTCGCGCCGGCGGTGAAGCTGGTCTCCGTCAAATACACCGTGGAGCGCAGCGGAGAGGTCGGCAGGCTGGTCCAGGCCGTCGCCAAGGCCGTCGAGCTCGGCGCCGACGTGATCAACGTGTCGACCCAGGCGGCCGACCAGCCCGACCTGAGCAACGCCATCGCCTACGCGCTGTCCAAGGACGTGGTGGTGGTCGCCGCGGCCGGCAACGTCAACAAGGACGACGGCTCCCCCGTGCCCGCCTATCCGGCCTCCTACGCCGGCGTGCTGTCCGTCGGCTCCGCCGGTCCCGACGGGCGCAGAGCCGACTCCTCGAACCCGATCACGCCCGTCACCGTGCTGGCTCCCGGCACGGACCTCACCGCCCCCTGGCCCTTCCAGGTCTACGCGGAGAAACGGGAGGGCACCAGCTTCGCCGCGGCGTACGTGTCCGGGGTCGCCGCGCTGGTCCGCTCCCGCTATCCGGAGCTGAGCCAGGCGGAGGTGGTGCGGCGCATCGCGCTGACCGCGGACGGCGGCTCCGGGACCGGCACCGGAAAGGGGATGGTCAACCCGCTGCAGGCCGTCTCGGCGATCCTGTCGTCGGAGGCGGTGGCGCTCGCGCCGCCGGAGCCCGCCCCGCTGGCGGCCGACGCGATCCGGCAGGCGCCGCCGGAGGACACCCGGAGCATTTCGGTCGCCACGTGGATCGCCCTGCTGTCGCTCGCCGCCGTCATTCTGATCGCCCTGGGTAGCGTCACGATTCCGGCGGGACGTCGTCGCAGGTGGCAGCCGGGAGCCCTGGATAACAGATCGTGA
- a CDS encoding methionine synthase has protein sequence MSEYPWGEATATGVGSHPGADHAEAIRVVFGELPALPYLPELPARGVGADLIGRTASLLVDLAVEVQPSGWRFADRPGRDFKRARDHLVRDLDALEESAQGYEGPFKIQVCGPWTLAGAVELRHGDKTLADPGAVRDLVGSFAEGLAAHVADVRRRVPGASQIVVQLDEPGLPGVLAGTVPTASGFGRLAAVEAPIAAERLGEVLPEGAFTVVHCCAPGVPFGVLRAAGAGGISLDASLLRRRDEDAIGEAIEAGTAFFLGVVPGVDSRLPDVDVVAKPAVKLWRRLGFPVATLASQVVLTPACGLAGASPGYARAALAKVREAARVLRDDPGE, from the coding sequence ATGAGCGAATATCCGTGGGGCGAGGCGACCGCCACCGGCGTCGGGTCGCACCCGGGGGCGGACCACGCGGAGGCGATCAGGGTCGTCTTCGGAGAGCTGCCCGCGCTGCCGTACCTGCCGGAGCTGCCCGCGCGCGGGGTGGGCGCCGACCTGATCGGGCGCACCGCGTCGCTGCTGGTGGACTTGGCGGTGGAGGTGCAGCCGTCCGGCTGGCGGTTCGCCGACCGCCCGGGGCGCGACTTCAAGCGGGCCCGCGACCACCTCGTACGCGACCTCGACGCGCTGGAGGAGTCGGCCCAGGGATACGAGGGGCCCTTCAAGATCCAGGTGTGCGGGCCGTGGACGCTGGCCGGGGCGGTCGAGCTGCGCCACGGCGACAAGACGCTCGCCGACCCCGGGGCCGTGCGCGACCTGGTGGGCTCCTTCGCCGAAGGGCTCGCCGCGCACGTCGCCGACGTGCGCCGCAGGGTGCCGGGCGCCTCGCAGATCGTGGTCCAGCTCGACGAGCCCGGCCTGCCCGGCGTCCTCGCCGGCACGGTGCCGACCGCGTCGGGTTTCGGGCGGCTGGCCGCCGTCGAGGCCCCGATCGCCGCCGAGCGGCTCGGGGAGGTGCTGCCCGAGGGCGCGTTCACGGTCGTGCACTGCTGCGCCCCCGGAGTGCCCTTCGGCGTGCTCCGCGCGGCGGGCGCCGGCGGCATCTCGCTGGACGCCTCCCTGCTCAGGCGGCGCGACGAGGACGCGATCGGGGAGGCGATCGAGGCGGGGACGGCCTTCTTCCTCGGCGTGGTGCCCGGCGTCGACTCCCGGCTGCCCGACGTCGACGTGGTCGCCAAGCCCGCCGTCAAACTCTGGCGCCGCCTCGGCTTCCCCGTCGCCACCCTGGCCTCGCAGGTCGTGCTCACCCCCGCCTGCGGGCTGGCCGGAGCCTCGCCCGGCTACGCCAGGGCGGCTCTGGCCAAGGTGCGGGAGGCGGCCCGCGTGCTGAGAGACGACCCCGGGGAGTGA
- a CDS encoding protein kinase domain-containing protein — protein MGDFNPLLPEDPERVGVHILVGRLGQDPQQAVYLGHLPDEETLRVIRVLAPRPEATPQAREQITNGLHAAKRVSGAHTAKLIEVGWFDDSPYIVREHVEGRSLRQAVTADGPLTGDALEHLAVTTLTALTAIHLAGLTHDALTPDTVILGPDGPRVCDIGLGITSGEPDYRAPENLHAELNPGAAPTAGRPADLFSWAAALAYAATGKPPFGGELPRVMEGPADLTGIPAELAALLASCLDKNPHARPDTKAAMLRLLGEQSAVLITGDDTWQDEALPAVPQQPAPAQAPPPAGWGAPPLPQDPAPPAQATFVLRGAAQPGERPKRGGFSLVLVACVGVVALLSGLGLWAAGSYTSLGEAERAAANAAAAPHASLGLVDQGQQGPGQPQGDGQGIGVGDGVGEEPPDKVTVPWGATTDPQNPDVGPMQLNTGSPTVPAPSMTSFVTPPAIPTNAPVPPTAVPTAAPTAPPAPTATPSPSTTATVTVTPTPSATPTPPRVDPTPAPTATPSPSTTPRPSEPATETPAPAPSEPATETPTAKPTPPAVAPKPTPKPSATQTATVRPTPPAATPKPTPKPSSPPPVVEPTQPPAPTVKPTPPPATTKPTQSPAKSAPPAARSNPYTPQQACGSGYYVQRSASFPGGTTYQLYNTSTGSNCVVTMKTADVGTATSVWATLEVQGGSSKTDRGNFEYYAGGVILSSKGKCVRFSGGGPGGSTGTSSWANCG, from the coding sequence ATGGGGGATTTCAACCCATTACTGCCAGAGGATCCGGAACGCGTAGGCGTCCACATCCTCGTCGGGCGGCTCGGCCAGGACCCTCAGCAGGCCGTGTACCTGGGCCACCTGCCCGACGAGGAAACCCTCCGCGTCATCCGCGTACTCGCCCCGCGCCCGGAAGCCACCCCCCAGGCCCGCGAGCAGATCACCAACGGACTGCACGCCGCCAAACGCGTCTCCGGCGCCCACACCGCCAAACTCATCGAAGTCGGCTGGTTCGACGACTCCCCCTACATCGTCCGCGAGCACGTCGAAGGCCGCTCCCTGCGCCAGGCCGTCACCGCCGACGGCCCCCTGACCGGCGACGCCCTCGAACACCTCGCCGTCACCACCCTCACCGCACTCACCGCCATCCACCTGGCCGGCCTCACCCACGACGCCCTCACCCCCGACACCGTCATCCTCGGCCCCGACGGACCCCGCGTCTGCGACATCGGCCTCGGCATCACCAGCGGCGAACCCGACTACCGCGCCCCCGAAAACCTGCACGCCGAACTCAACCCCGGCGCCGCCCCCACCGCGGGCAGGCCCGCGGACCTCTTCTCCTGGGCCGCCGCCCTCGCCTACGCCGCCACCGGGAAGCCGCCCTTCGGCGGAGAGCTCCCCCGCGTCATGGAAGGGCCCGCCGACCTCACCGGCATCCCCGCCGAGCTCGCCGCCCTCCTGGCCTCGTGCCTCGACAAGAACCCTCACGCACGCCCCGACACCAAGGCCGCCATGCTCCGCCTCCTCGGCGAGCAGTCGGCGGTCCTGATCACCGGGGACGACACGTGGCAGGACGAGGCGCTGCCGGCCGTACCGCAGCAGCCGGCTCCCGCGCAGGCGCCGCCGCCGGCCGGCTGGGGCGCACCGCCGCTCCCGCAGGACCCGGCTCCCCCGGCGCAGGCGACGTTCGTCCTGCGGGGAGCGGCCCAGCCCGGCGAGCGGCCGAAGCGCGGCGGCTTCTCCCTCGTGCTGGTCGCCTGCGTCGGCGTGGTCGCCCTGCTGTCCGGACTCGGCCTGTGGGCCGCCGGGAGCTACACCTCCCTCGGTGAGGCGGAACGGGCGGCCGCCAACGCCGCCGCCGCTCCCCACGCGTCCTTGGGACTGGTCGACCAGGGCCAGCAGGGGCCGGGACAGCCCCAGGGCGACGGGCAGGGCATCGGCGTCGGCGACGGCGTCGGAGAAGAGCCTCCGGACAAGGTGACCGTGCCCTGGGGCGCCACGACCGACCCGCAGAACCCGGATGTCGGGCCGATGCAGCTGAACACGGGCAGCCCGACGGTTCCGGCCCCGTCGATGACCTCGTTCGTCACCCCGCCGGCGATCCCGACCAACGCGCCCGTGCCGCCGACCGCGGTTCCGACCGCGGCCCCGACGGCGCCCCCGGCCCCGACGGCCACGCCGTCCCCGAGCACGACCGCGACCGTGACCGTCACCCCGACCCCGAGCGCGACCCCGACGCCGCCCAGGGTCGATCCGACCCCGGCCCCGACGGCCACGCCGTCCCCGAGCACGACGCCCAGGCCGAGCGAGCCCGCCACGGAGACGCCCGCTCCGGCACCGAGCGAGCCCGCCACGGAGACGCCGACCGCCAAGCCGACGCCTCCCGCGGTGGCCCCCAAGCCGACGCCGAAGCCATCCGCGACACAGACGGCCACGGTCAGGCCGACGCCTCCCGCGGCGACCCCCAAGCCGACGCCGAAGCCGTCATCGCCGCCCCCGGTCGTCGAGCCGACGCAGCCTCCGGCGCCCACCGTCAAACCGACACCGCCTCCGGCGACCACCAAGCCGACGCAGAGTCCGGCGAAGTCGGCTCCGCCGGCCGCGCGTTCCAACCCCTACACCCCGCAGCAGGCCTGTGGATCGGGCTACTACGTGCAGCGCTCCGCCTCCTTCCCCGGCGGAACCACCTACCAGCTCTACAACACCTCCACCGGCTCCAACTGCGTCGTCACCATGAAGACCGCCGACGTGGGCACCGCCACCTCGGTCTGGGCCACCCTCGAAGTCCAGGGCGGCAGCAGCAAGACCGACCGCGGCAACTTCGAGTACTACGCCGGAGGCGTCATCCTGTCCTCCAAGGGCAAGTGCGTCCGCTTCAGCGGCGGCGGCCCCGGCGGCAGCACCGGCACCTCCAGCTGGGCCAACTGCGGATGA
- the ligA gene encoding NAD-dependent DNA ligase LigA, giving the protein MGAEVEGVPVAALDRHAELTELVEQANWRYHVLDSPTVSDAQYDTWMRELRGIEEEHPSLRTPDSPTQKVGAPISSDFTPVAHLQRMESLDNAFNADDLASWQARAERLAERDPAPYLCELKIDGLAIALVYEKGRLVRGATRGDGRVGDDVTANVRTVAGVPHRLAGDDVPDLVEIRGEVYMPVDGFVKLNEQLVAAGKAPFANPRNSAAGSLRMKDPRITAQRPLHLIVHGVGRWEGTALPRTQSGVYERLREFGLPVSDLYKVVDDLDGINAFIEFYREHRHDPAYEIDGVVVKVDRIELQNNLGSTSRAPRWAIAYKYPPEEVNTKLLDIQVGVGRTGRVTPYGVMEPIVVAGSTVERATLHNGSEVARKGVRIGDTVVLRKAGDVIPEIVGPVVDLRDGTEREFTMPTHCPECGTALAYEKEGDADLRCPNTRACPAQLRERIFFAAGRRALDIEGLGYVAATALTQPLPPQEPPVRTEADLFDLTIERLLPIRSVVRDPDTGLPKTDPETGDPKVVAFFANQSGEPSKNAEKMLEELEKAKDQPVWRVLVALSIRHVGPPTAQAIAAEFRSIDAIAAASEEELAAVEGVGPRVAAAIRDWFEVDWHREIVDRWKAAGVRMEDEPPTDQLPQTLAGLTFVVTGTLEAFTRDEAGAALAARGGKVSSSVSKKTAFLVAGENAGSKFDKAVKLGVPILDEEGLRVLLAEGPEAAAGPAVQPEE; this is encoded by the coding sequence ATGGGTGCTGAGGTCGAGGGTGTGCCGGTGGCGGCGCTGGATCGGCACGCGGAGCTGACCGAGCTGGTCGAGCAGGCCAACTGGCGCTATCACGTGCTCGACTCGCCCACCGTGAGCGACGCCCAGTACGACACGTGGATGCGCGAGCTGCGCGGCATCGAGGAGGAGCACCCGAGCCTGCGCACGCCCGACTCGCCCACGCAGAAGGTCGGCGCGCCGATCTCCAGCGACTTCACGCCGGTCGCCCACCTGCAGCGGATGGAGAGCCTGGACAACGCGTTCAACGCCGACGATCTCGCCTCCTGGCAGGCGCGGGCCGAACGGCTGGCCGAGCGTGACCCGGCCCCCTACCTGTGCGAGCTGAAGATCGACGGCCTGGCCATCGCCCTGGTCTACGAGAAGGGCCGCCTGGTCCGGGGCGCGACCCGGGGCGACGGACGCGTGGGCGACGACGTGACGGCCAACGTGCGCACCGTCGCCGGTGTGCCGCACCGCCTGGCCGGTGACGACGTGCCCGACCTGGTCGAGATCCGGGGCGAGGTCTACATGCCCGTCGACGGGTTCGTGAAGCTCAACGAGCAGCTCGTCGCGGCGGGCAAGGCGCCGTTCGCCAACCCGCGCAACTCGGCCGCCGGCTCGCTGCGGATGAAGGACCCGCGGATCACCGCGCAGCGCCCGCTGCACCTGATCGTGCACGGCGTGGGCAGGTGGGAGGGGACCGCCCTGCCCCGGACCCAGTCCGGGGTCTACGAGCGGCTCCGGGAGTTCGGCCTGCCGGTCAGCGATCTCTACAAGGTCGTCGACGACCTCGACGGCATCAACGCCTTCATCGAGTTCTACCGCGAGCACCGCCACGACCCGGCCTACGAGATCGACGGCGTCGTGGTGAAGGTGGACCGCATCGAGCTCCAGAACAACCTCGGCTCCACCAGCCGGGCGCCCCGCTGGGCGATCGCCTACAAATACCCGCCCGAGGAGGTCAACACCAAGCTCCTGGACATCCAGGTGGGAGTGGGCCGGACCGGCCGGGTCACGCCGTACGGCGTCATGGAGCCGATCGTCGTGGCCGGTTCCACGGTCGAGCGCGCCACGCTCCACAACGGCTCGGAGGTCGCTCGCAAGGGCGTGCGCATCGGCGACACCGTGGTGCTGCGCAAGGCGGGCGACGTCATCCCCGAGATCGTCGGGCCGGTCGTGGACCTGCGTGACGGCACCGAGCGCGAGTTCACGATGCCGACGCACTGCCCGGAGTGCGGCACCGCGCTGGCCTACGAGAAGGAGGGCGACGCCGACCTGCGCTGCCCCAACACCAGGGCGTGCCCCGCCCAGCTCCGCGAGCGGATCTTCTTCGCCGCCGGGCGCAGGGCCCTCGACATCGAGGGCCTGGGCTACGTGGCGGCCACCGCGCTGACCCAGCCGCTGCCGCCCCAGGAGCCCCCGGTCCGCACCGAGGCCGACCTGTTCGACCTGACCATCGAGCGGCTGCTGCCGATCCGGTCGGTCGTCCGCGACCCCGACACCGGCCTGCCCAAGACCGACCCGGAGACGGGCGATCCCAAGGTTGTCGCCTTCTTCGCCAACCAGAGCGGCGAGCCGAGCAAGAACGCCGAGAAGATGCTGGAGGAGCTGGAGAAGGCCAAGGACCAGCCGGTCTGGCGGGTCCTGGTCGCGCTCTCCATCCGGCACGTCGGACCGCCCACCGCCCAGGCCATCGCCGCCGAGTTCCGCTCGATCGACGCGATCGCGGCCGCCTCGGAGGAGGAGCTCGCCGCCGTCGAGGGCGTCGGCCCCCGGGTGGCCGCCGCGATCCGCGACTGGTTCGAGGTCGACTGGCACCGGGAGATCGTCGACCGGTGGAAGGCCGCGGGGGTCCGGATGGAGGACGAGCCGCCCACGGATCAGCTCCCGCAGACCCTGGCCGGGCTCACCTTCGTGGTGACCGGCACGCTGGAGGCCTTCACCCGCGACGAGGCGGGCGCGGCCCTGGCGGCCCGGGGCGGCAAGGTGTCGAGTTCGGTGTCGAAGAAGACCGCCTTCCTGGTCGCGGGCGAGAACGCCGGATCCAAGTTCGACAAGGCGGTCAAGCTCGGCGTGCCGATCCTCGACGAGGAGGGTCTCCGGGTCCTCCTGGCCGAGGGGCCGGAGGCGGCGGCCGGGCCGGCGGTCCAGCCCGAGGAGTGA